From the genome of Solidesulfovibrio carbinolicus, one region includes:
- a CDS encoding DUF4857 domain-containing protein — MHAAALGRIALALATCLVAAVWLPLGLDALLGLRSVRSIALFSPVAGQFVFREYLTPRQEAALPAAEAGLAEHGLLHRDASGNALSRTDFENALPFQYAESLRVRGLLPVTIQGRAFDAEALRQGRLILGIRPADVAGGRPDPGLHALLDSRPDRVTLVFPEDRFRLAGRLEFVNADHNAPDPALTEAVNAALAAAGFVFPATAAYGRDTLLKPFDAGWFLTDAAGGLYQLRRVRDLPQVARVSLPPGEGVAHVQVQEAAGGAALGLMVGTSGTVYRLGGDLGLRALPCRGYDPARHWLKAVIDPFGDACIVDDAAAIAAAYRPAGGGPEIRAARAVPSGEPGPGTMVSWLLCPLRLTLTPETSDFVAPTLAVGGLWSALGAGLWAAVAGAYAWRKGGAAAVPLAAACGAAGGLGGLVMLFWTPHRPCASPLDDNPVACPAVAGAPNG, encoded by the coding sequence ATGCATGCCGCTGCCCTGGGCCGCATCGCCCTGGCCCTTGCTACCTGCCTCGTGGCCGCCGTCTGGCTGCCCCTTGGCCTCGACGCCCTGCTTGGCCTGCGCAGCGTGCGCAGCATCGCCCTTTTCAGCCCCGTGGCCGGCCAATTCGTCTTTCGCGAATACCTCACGCCCCGTCAGGAAGCCGCCCTGCCCGCCGCCGAGGCCGGGCTGGCCGAACATGGGCTGCTGCACCGCGACGCCTCGGGCAACGCCCTTTCCCGCACGGACTTCGAAAACGCCCTGCCCTTCCAGTACGCCGAAAGCCTGCGGGTGCGCGGGCTTTTGCCCGTCACCATCCAAGGCCGGGCATTCGACGCCGAGGCCCTGCGCCAGGGCCGGCTCATCCTGGGCATCCGGCCGGCCGACGTCGCCGGGGGCCGGCCCGATCCGGGCCTCCACGCCCTGCTTGATTCCCGGCCCGACCGGGTCACCCTCGTCTTTCCCGAGGACCGCTTCCGCCTGGCCGGCCGGCTGGAATTCGTCAACGCCGACCACAACGCCCCGGACCCGGCCCTCACCGAGGCGGTCAACGCCGCCCTGGCCGCCGCCGGCTTCGTCTTTCCGGCCACGGCCGCCTACGGCCGCGACACGTTGCTCAAGCCCTTTGACGCCGGCTGGTTTCTCACCGACGCCGCCGGCGGGCTGTACCAGCTGCGCCGGGTGCGCGACCTGCCCCAGGTCGCCCGGGTGTCCCTGCCCCCGGGCGAGGGCGTGGCCCATGTGCAGGTGCAGGAGGCGGCCGGCGGGGCGGCCCTGGGCCTTATGGTCGGCACGTCGGGCACGGTCTACCGGCTCGGCGGCGACCTTGGCCTTCGGGCGCTGCCCTGCCGGGGCTACGATCCGGCCCGGCATTGGCTCAAGGCCGTCATTGATCCTTTTGGCGACGCCTGCATCGTGGATGACGCCGCCGCCATCGCCGCCGCCTACCGGCCGGCCGGCGGCGGGCCGGAAATCCGGGCCGCCCGGGCCGTGCCCTCGGGCGAGCCCGGCCCCGGGACCATGGTTTCCTGGCTCTTATGTCCCCTGCGCCTGACCCTAACCCCGGAAACGAGCGACTTTGTCGCGCCGACCCTGGCCGTGGGCGGCCTGTGGTCGGCCCTGGGGGCCGGACTGTGGGCCGCCGTCGCCGGGGCGTATGCCTGGAGAAAGGGCGGGGCAGCCGCCGTGCCCCTGGCGGCCGCCTGCGGCGCGGCCGGCGGGCTTGGCGGGCTGGTCATGCTCTTCTGGACGCCACACAGACCTTGCGCATCACCGCTTGACGACAACCCTGTCGCCTGCCCCGCCGTCGCCGGCGCTCCAAACGGCTGA
- the ahbD gene encoding heme b synthase, which translates to MQHPHSKGSGHPHGMGSGHPGGHPLGHPGGHPQTGPAGAPPLRLVAWEVTRACNLACKHCRAEACLDPWPGEFDTKDAKALIDTFPETGSPIIIFTGGEPLLRPDIFDLVRHARSRDLRCVMAPNGTLITPENAREIKASGIARCSISIDAPTAADHDDFRGVPGAFEGALRGIEYLKSAGMEFQINTTVTRHNMGNFKEIFKLAEKLGAAAWHIFLLVPTGRAAQLGAEIITAKEYEEVLNWFYDFRKTTNMHLKATCAPHYYRIMRQRAKAEGLAVTPDTFGMDAMTRGCLGGTGFCFISAVGQVQPCGYLDLDCGQVREKPFPEIWRTSRQFLQFRNKDEYEGKCGVCQYHRVCGGCRARAQTMSGNYMAPEPLCDYTPPKAGE; encoded by the coding sequence ATGCAGCATCCCCACAGCAAAGGTTCCGGCCATCCCCACGGCATGGGCTCCGGCCACCCCGGCGGCCATCCACTCGGGCATCCGGGCGGCCACCCCCAGACCGGCCCGGCCGGCGCGCCGCCGCTTCGCCTCGTCGCCTGGGAAGTCACCCGGGCCTGCAACCTGGCCTGCAAGCACTGCCGGGCCGAGGCCTGCCTCGATCCCTGGCCGGGCGAGTTCGACACCAAGGACGCCAAGGCGCTCATCGACACCTTCCCCGAGACCGGCAGCCCCATCATCATCTTCACCGGCGGCGAGCCGCTGTTGCGTCCCGACATCTTCGACCTCGTGCGCCACGCCAGAAGCCGCGACCTGCGCTGCGTCATGGCTCCCAACGGCACGCTGATCACCCCGGAAAACGCCCGGGAGATCAAGGCCTCGGGCATTGCCCGCTGCTCCATCTCCATAGACGCCCCCACCGCCGCCGACCACGACGACTTCCGGGGCGTGCCCGGTGCGTTTGAAGGGGCGCTTCGCGGCATCGAATACCTGAAGTCCGCCGGCATGGAGTTCCAGATCAACACCACCGTGACCCGGCACAACATGGGCAACTTCAAGGAGATCTTCAAACTGGCCGAAAAGCTCGGGGCCGCCGCCTGGCACATCTTCCTGCTGGTGCCCACCGGCCGGGCCGCCCAGCTCGGGGCGGAGATCATCACGGCCAAGGAATACGAGGAAGTCCTCAACTGGTTCTACGACTTCCGCAAGACCACCAATATGCACTTGAAGGCCACCTGCGCCCCGCACTACTACCGGATCATGCGCCAGCGGGCCAAGGCCGAGGGCCTGGCCGTCACCCCGGACACCTTCGGCATGGACGCCATGACGCGCGGCTGCCTGGGCGGCACCGGCTTTTGCTTCATCTCGGCCGTGGGCCAGGTCCAGCCCTGCGGCTACCTCGACCTCGACTGCGGCCAGGTGCGCGAAAAGCCGTTCCCGGAAATCTGGCGCACCTCGCGCCAGTTCCTTCAGTTCCGCAACAAGGACGAATACGAAGGCAAGTGCGGCGTGTGCCAGTACCACCGCGTCTGCGGCGGCTGCCGGGCCCGGGCCCAGACCATGTCCGGCAACTACATGGCTCCGGAACCCCTGTGCGACTACACCCCGCCCAAGGCGGGCGAATAA
- the hemB gene encoding porphobilinogen synthase produces the protein MNIGDFHRGRRLRRTAGLRDLVRETELRPADLIQGYFVVDTPDADFEKPIKSMPGQSQFSVERLVARVGQAMDLGLRAAIVFGLPAKKDPAGSGAYADDGIVQRAVTRLKETYPSLTVVTDVCLCEYTSHGHCGLLDGHGEVRNDPTLELLAKTAVSQVRAGADIVAPSDMMDGRVAAIREALDEAGFSHIPIMSYAVKYASAFYGPFRDAADSAPAFGDRRGYQMDPANYREGLREAAADLAEGADILMVKPAMPYLDVLRALRDNFDTPIAAYQVSGEYAMLKAAIANGWLDPKRSVLEALLGIKRAGADMIITYFAEEVLPWLK, from the coding sequence GTGAATATCGGTGATTTCCACCGTGGCCGTCGTCTGCGGCGCACGGCAGGGCTGCGCGACCTGGTCCGCGAGACCGAACTGCGCCCGGCCGACCTGATCCAGGGCTATTTCGTGGTCGATACCCCGGACGCCGACTTTGAAAAACCCATCAAATCCATGCCCGGCCAGAGCCAGTTCTCGGTGGAGCGGCTGGTGGCCCGGGTGGGCCAGGCCATGGACCTGGGGCTGCGGGCGGCCATCGTCTTCGGGCTGCCGGCCAAAAAGGACCCGGCCGGCTCCGGGGCCTACGCCGACGACGGCATCGTGCAGCGGGCCGTCACGCGCCTGAAGGAAACCTATCCGTCGCTCACCGTGGTCACCGACGTGTGCCTGTGCGAATACACAAGCCACGGCCACTGCGGCCTGCTCGACGGCCACGGCGAGGTGCGAAACGACCCGACCCTGGAGCTTTTGGCCAAGACCGCCGTGAGCCAGGTCCGGGCCGGGGCCGACATCGTGGCCCCCTCGGACATGATGGACGGCCGGGTGGCGGCCATCCGGGAAGCCCTGGACGAGGCCGGCTTTTCCCACATCCCCATCATGAGCTACGCCGTCAAATACGCCTCGGCCTTCTACGGTCCCTTCCGTGACGCCGCCGACAGCGCCCCGGCCTTCGGCGACCGCCGGGGCTACCAGATGGACCCGGCCAATTACCGCGAAGGCCTGCGCGAGGCGGCGGCCGATCTGGCCGAAGGCGCGGATATCCTCATGGTCAAGCCGGCCATGCCGTATCTCGATGTCTTGCGGGCGCTGCGGGACAATTTCGACACGCCCATCGCCGCCTACCAGGTCAGCGGCGAGTACGCCATGCTCAAAGCGGCCATCGCCAACGGCTGGCTCGACCCCAAGCGGTCGGTGCTTGAGGCGCTGCTGGGCATCAAGCGGGCGGGGGCGGACATGATTATCACCTATTTTGCCGAGGAAGTGCTGCCCTGGCTCAAATAG
- a CDS encoding HDOD domain-containing protein — protein MAWLPVDALESGMTLASDLKGPDGNMLLPKGIVLTESHIASLRRRGVVQADVGSGQDEAMASAANLDPALIEASAQYVVRRFAANDVEHPAVAAVYEAAVLRQARELAAGAPLLPDIFPSPRAESMTDMFFREEGSVKDIVTSEVKLASFPDIYFKIRQILDAPTSSPSQVADVVSKDTSLSAKLLKLVNSPFYGLPQRIDSISRAVMVIGGQEISTLVLGISAMNAFKDIPPELINMRTFWEHSVAVGVYARLLGAAAGQGGAERLFVAGILHDIGRLVLFKKMPHAAVEAIYYAKANGLPLYAAEEEVMGFSHPLVGGLLLRAWKFPDALVSCVACHHKPASCAGNVEPAILHVADFMAVGMGISPPASFVAPILDAPAWERLGVAPERLGELAKAGLAQVEEIVSAFFPVRKS, from the coding sequence GTGGCCTGGTTGCCTGTGGACGCCCTGGAATCCGGCATGACCCTGGCCTCCGATCTCAAGGGGCCGGACGGCAATATGCTGTTGCCCAAGGGGATCGTCCTTACCGAGAGCCATATCGCCAGCCTGCGGCGTCGCGGCGTGGTCCAGGCCGACGTGGGCAGCGGCCAGGACGAGGCCATGGCCAGCGCGGCCAATCTCGACCCGGCCCTGATCGAAGCCAGCGCCCAGTACGTGGTCCGGCGTTTTGCCGCCAACGACGTCGAGCACCCGGCCGTGGCCGCCGTCTACGAAGCCGCGGTGCTGCGCCAGGCCCGGGAGCTGGCCGCCGGCGCGCCGCTGTTGCCCGATATTTTCCCCAGTCCCCGGGCCGAATCCATGACCGACATGTTTTTCCGCGAGGAAGGCAGCGTCAAGGACATCGTCACCAGCGAAGTCAAGCTGGCGTCTTTCCCGGACATCTATTTCAAGATCCGCCAGATCCTCGATGCGCCCACCAGCTCGCCCAGCCAGGTGGCCGACGTCGTCAGCAAGGACACAAGCCTTTCGGCCAAGTTGTTAAAGCTCGTCAACAGCCCTTTTTACGGCCTGCCCCAGCGCATCGACTCCATTTCCCGGGCGGTCATGGTCATCGGCGGCCAGGAGATTTCCACCCTGGTGCTGGGCATTTCGGCCATGAACGCCTTTAAGGACATTCCCCCGGAACTGATCAACATGCGCACGTTCTGGGAGCATTCCGTGGCCGTTGGCGTCTACGCCCGGCTGCTGGGCGCGGCGGCCGGCCAGGGCGGGGCCGAGCGACTTTTTGTCGCCGGCATCCTCCACGACATCGGCCGGCTGGTGCTGTTTAAGAAGATGCCCCACGCCGCCGTGGAAGCCATCTACTACGCCAAGGCCAACGGCTTGCCGCTCTACGCCGCCGAGGAAGAGGTCATGGGGTTTTCCCATCCGCTGGTCGGCGGGCTGCTGCTGCGGGCCTGGAAGTTCCCCGACGCGTTGGTGTCCTGCGTGGCCTGCCATCACAAGCCGGCCAGCTGCGCCGGCAACGTGGAGCCGGCCATCCTCCATGTGGCCGATTTCATGGCCGTGGGCATGGGCATTTCGCCGCCGGCTTCCTTTGTCGCGCCTATCCTCGACGCCCCGGCCTGGGAGCGGCTCGGCGTCGCCCCCGAGCGACTGGGCGAGCTGGCCAAAGCCGGGCTGGCCCAGGTGGAAGAGATCGTCAGCGCCTTTTTCCCTGTCCGCAAGTCTTGA
- a CDS encoding SGNH/GDSL hydrolase family protein, giving the protein MGKRLKMATALVMATAAVAALWLWSRPDPEARFAWLDHHAFRNDPAARFDPNLGFRLKESVSMYGFRHNAAGLVGPEIGPKAAGTVRVACLGGSTTLGAGVPIDAYSYPALLQAMFDLVTGGQRRVEVLNAGVFGYHSLHTPLRVAELAAFSPDVYVVMDGLNDLDAVRSVPQTVFERARLGRLAAAARDLGRRLAGDDSRIAAAMPGLHGLEAKWRLADMAGNLSRAAYLAGRQRAAMLLVSDPLRLESALPGAGQDRSEQARLLAFGAEVLPVAAVAAAAGRPGVALLDVQPVFAAALTDAATTRRVWADGLHLTRYGNFLLAREVFRALSARPPVAGVLGDRPLPDDNTLEMAFPACLEWRPADGSGRPKTAEGGARLVSTANLKEGPVDREGWSSLTVVDPATPGEAVLHVPSGGRTMRVYPRIEGPGDVVAIWAVDAGGTGRELFALRKTFADGVWSAEGEWYRVPLPEGDGWRVVARLTGENAQLFHRGEAVLFPME; this is encoded by the coding sequence GTGGGCAAACGGCTGAAAATGGCGACGGCGCTGGTCATGGCGACGGCTGCGGTTGCGGCGTTATGGTTATGGTCGCGGCCCGATCCCGAAGCCCGGTTCGCCTGGCTTGATCACCACGCCTTTCGCAACGATCCTGCCGCCCGGTTCGATCCGAACCTGGGCTTTCGTTTGAAGGAAAGCGTGTCCATGTACGGGTTCCGGCACAACGCGGCCGGACTCGTCGGGCCCGAAATCGGCCCCAAGGCGGCCGGGACCGTGCGCGTGGCCTGTCTTGGCGGCTCGACCACCCTGGGGGCCGGCGTCCCCATCGACGCCTACAGCTATCCCGCCCTGCTCCAAGCGATGTTCGACCTGGTCACGGGCGGCCAGCGGCGGGTGGAAGTCCTCAACGCCGGGGTTTTTGGCTACCATTCCCTGCATACGCCCCTTCGCGTGGCCGAGCTGGCCGCGTTTTCGCCCGACGTCTACGTGGTCATGGACGGCTTAAACGACCTCGACGCCGTGCGTTCCGTGCCGCAAACCGTTTTTGAACGGGCCCGTCTGGGGCGGCTGGCCGCCGCTGCCCGGGATCTGGGACGGCGGCTGGCCGGCGACGACAGCCGGATAGCCGCCGCCATGCCAGGCCTGCACGGCTTGGAAGCCAAGTGGCGGCTGGCCGACATGGCCGGCAATCTGTCCAGGGCGGCCTATCTGGCCGGCCGGCAGAGAGCGGCCATGCTCCTTGTTTCCGATCCGTTGCGCTTGGAGTCGGCCTTGCCCGGGGCTGGGCAGGACAGGAGCGAGCAGGCGAGGTTATTGGCCTTTGGGGCTGAGGTGTTGCCGGTGGCGGCGGTCGCCGCCGCAGCCGGCCGGCCCGGCGTGGCGCTGCTCGACGTGCAGCCGGTCTTTGCCGCCGCCCTGACCGACGCGGCCACAACTCGCCGGGTCTGGGCCGACGGCCTGCATTTGACGCGCTACGGCAACTTTTTGCTGGCCCGGGAGGTGTTTCGCGCTTTGTCGGCCCGTCCGCCCGTGGCAGGCGTTCTCGGCGACCGTCCGCTGCCTGACGACAACACCCTGGAAATGGCCTTCCCGGCCTGCCTGGAGTGGCGGCCGGCCGACGGTTCGGGACGGCCGAAAACGGCGGAGGGGGGGGCGCGCCTTGTTTCCACGGCCAACCTCAAGGAGGGGCCAGTGGATCGGGAAGGCTGGAGCAGCCTGACCGTCGTTGATCCGGCAACGCCTGGGGAAGCCGTGTTGCACGTGCCCTCCGGGGGGCGGACGATGCGCGTCTATCCGCGCATTGAAGGTCCGGGCGACGTGGTGGCCATCTGGGCCGTGGATGCCGGCGGGACAGGGCGGGAGCTTTTCGCCCTGCGCAAAACCTTTGCCGATGGGGTGTGGTCGGCGGAAGGCGAATGGTACCGGGTGCCCCTGCCTGAAGGAGACGGCTGGCGAGTTGTGGCGCGTCTGACCGGTGAGAACGCCCAATTGTTTCATCGTGGCGAAGCGGTGCTTTTTCCCATGGAGTGA
- the ahbC gene encoding 12,18-didecarboxysiroheme deacetylase — translation MIGISKLYCGGVEASDALRYGRHSGKLPSHLLQFSKDKKPVVVWNMTRRCNLKCVHCYAKAVDPEGADDIGTVEAKAMIDDLAAYGAPVMLFSGGEPLVRKDLTELASHAVSKGMRAVISTNGTLITRDKARELKSVGLSYVGISLDGGEEVHDKFRGVAGSFKKALEGIENCQNEGLKVGLRFTINKRNASEVPLLFDLLREREVPRICFYHLVYSGRGSELIAEDLDHAATRALVDLIMDRTKALHDAGMPKEVLTVDNHADGPYVYQRLLREDPTRAADVMELLSFNEGNNSGRGIGCISWDGKVHPDQFWRHHVFGNVRQRPFSEIWDDPNIELLAKLKDKKKYVKGRCAACRYLSICGGNFRARAEAVYDDVWAPDPACYLTDDEIRQDG, via the coding sequence ATGATCGGCATATCCAAGCTTTACTGCGGCGGCGTGGAGGCTTCCGACGCCCTGCGCTACGGACGGCATTCCGGCAAGCTCCCGTCGCACCTGCTGCAATTTTCCAAGGACAAAAAGCCCGTCGTGGTCTGGAACATGACCCGCCGGTGCAACCTCAAGTGCGTGCACTGCTACGCCAAGGCCGTGGACCCCGAGGGCGCCGACGACATCGGCACCGTCGAGGCCAAGGCCATGATCGACGATCTGGCCGCCTACGGCGCGCCGGTGATGCTTTTTTCCGGCGGCGAGCCGCTGGTGCGCAAGGATCTGACCGAACTGGCCTCCCATGCCGTGTCCAAGGGGATGCGGGCCGTTATTTCCACCAACGGCACGCTCATTACCCGTGACAAGGCCCGGGAACTGAAGTCCGTGGGCCTTTCTTACGTCGGCATTTCCCTGGATGGCGGCGAAGAGGTCCACGACAAGTTCCGCGGCGTGGCCGGCTCGTTCAAAAAGGCCCTGGAGGGCATTGAGAACTGCCAAAACGAGGGCCTCAAGGTCGGCCTGCGCTTCACCATCAACAAGCGCAACGCCTCCGAGGTGCCGCTGCTGTTTGACCTCTTGCGCGAACGCGAAGTGCCGCGCATCTGTTTCTACCATCTGGTCTATTCCGGCCGGGGCTCGGAACTCATCGCCGAGGACCTGGACCACGCCGCCACCCGGGCGCTGGTGGACCTCATCATGGACCGCACCAAGGCCCTACACGACGCCGGAATGCCCAAGGAAGTCCTGACCGTGGACAACCACGCCGACGGCCCCTACGTCTACCAGCGCCTGCTGCGCGAAGACCCGACCCGCGCCGCCGACGTCATGGAACTGCTGTCGTTTAACGAAGGCAACAACTCCGGCCGGGGCATCGGCTGCATCTCCTGGGACGGCAAGGTCCATCCCGACCAGTTCTGGCGGCACCATGTTTTCGGCAACGTGCGGCAGCGTCCGTTCTCCGAGATCTGGGACGACCCGAACATCGAGCTTCTGGCCAAGCTCAAGGACAAGAAAAAATATGTGAAAGGGCGTTGCGCCGCCTGCCGTTACCTGTCGATTTGCGGCGGCAACTTCCGGGCCCGGGCCGAGGCCGTCTACGACGACGTCTGGGCGCCCGATCCGGCCTGCTACCTGACCGACGACGAGATTCGCCAGGACGGCTAG
- a CDS encoding glycogen/starch/alpha-glucan phosphorylase, which translates to MPVASCPVHGLDADDLSCSIREHVAHSLGKRGQEAGCRDVATAMALTLRDRLVDRMLETRDRYRESRAKRMYYLSIEYLLGRCLGNNIYNMNLQGEMAGLLQSWGFSLEEIREHERDPALGNGGLGRLAACFLDSLATLDMPGCGYGIHYEYGLFKQSIENDRQVERPDYWMAEGMPLQLERRDQAVIVPLYGRVEDHQGPDGGYLPLWVDWQDLVGVPYDIPIVGYGDRTVNYLRLFAAKSTDNFNMQIFDQGDYIKAIHQKVYSELISKVLYPSESISFGKELRLVQEFFLVFCSIRDITRRFLKQNRNIEELPEFTAIQLNDTHPALAVAELMRLLVDERRVPWERAWNIVTRTLAFTNHTLMPEALEMWSVELMEKVLPRHLQIIYEVNRRFLDTVRASGVTDEAKIRRMSLIDENGGKQVRMAHLAVLGSHSVNGVSKLHSELVKKVLFPDYAALWPGKFNNKTNGITPRRWLYKANPGLSGLISEAIGEDWITDLDQLQKLAPLAEDPSFRERFAGVKRAAKAKLADFFAKTTGIVVSPDAVFDMQAKRIHEYKRQLLNAMHVIHDYLRVTEDGYVPPAPRVYVFAGKAAPGYFEAKEIIHLICRLSKVINADKRASEWIKVVFAADYRVSLAEKLIPAADVSEQISTAGTEASGTGNMKFSLNGALTVGTLDGANIEIREAVGAENFYLFGLTTPEVERMLGAGSYDPWEYYRKHPEIRRVLDALSAGRFSPDEPAVFHWMFEKLLSRNERYLHLADFMTYLDAHERIGMEYANPDVWMRKAVLNVARMGTFSSDRTIREYARDIWGIKPFPPKGAAPRA; encoded by the coding sequence ATGCCTGTCGCTTCCTGCCCCGTGCATGGCCTAGACGCCGACGATCTGTCCTGCTCCATCCGCGAACATGTCGCCCACTCGCTGGGAAAACGCGGCCAGGAGGCCGGCTGCCGCGACGTGGCCACGGCCATGGCCCTGACCCTGCGCGACCGGCTGGTCGATCGGATGCTCGAAACCCGCGACCGCTACCGCGAGTCCCGGGCCAAGCGCATGTACTACCTTTCCATCGAGTATCTGCTCGGCCGATGCCTGGGCAACAATATCTACAACATGAACCTGCAGGGCGAGATGGCCGGTTTGCTCCAGTCCTGGGGCTTTTCCCTGGAGGAAATCCGCGAGCACGAGCGCGACCCGGCCCTGGGCAACGGCGGCCTGGGCCGGCTGGCCGCCTGCTTCCTCGACTCCCTGGCCACCCTGGACATGCCGGGCTGCGGCTACGGCATCCACTACGAATACGGGCTTTTTAAGCAGTCCATCGAAAACGACCGCCAGGTGGAGCGGCCGGACTACTGGATGGCCGAAGGCATGCCCTTGCAACTGGAACGCCGCGACCAGGCCGTCATCGTGCCTCTTTATGGCCGGGTGGAGGACCATCAAGGCCCGGACGGCGGCTATCTGCCCTTGTGGGTGGACTGGCAGGATCTGGTCGGCGTGCCCTACGACATCCCCATCGTGGGCTACGGCGACCGCACCGTCAATTACCTGCGCCTTTTCGCCGCCAAATCCACCGACAACTTCAACATGCAGATTTTCGACCAGGGCGACTACATCAAGGCCATCCACCAGAAGGTCTATTCCGAACTCATTTCCAAAGTGCTGTATCCCAGCGAATCCATCTCCTTTGGCAAGGAGCTGCGCCTGGTGCAGGAGTTCTTCCTGGTCTTTTGCTCCATCCGCGACATCACCCGCCGCTTCCTCAAGCAAAACCGCAACATCGAGGAACTGCCGGAATTCACCGCCATCCAGCTCAACGACACCCACCCGGCCCTGGCCGTGGCCGAGCTCATGCGGCTTTTGGTCGACGAACGCCGGGTGCCCTGGGAGCGGGCCTGGAACATCGTCACCCGCACGCTGGCCTTCACCAACCATACGCTGATGCCCGAAGCCCTGGAGATGTGGTCGGTGGAGCTCATGGAAAAGGTGCTGCCGCGCCATTTGCAGATCATCTACGAGGTAAACCGCCGCTTCCTCGATACCGTGCGCGCCTCGGGCGTCACCGACGAGGCGAAAATCCGGCGCATGTCGCTTATTGACGAAAACGGCGGCAAGCAGGTGCGCATGGCCCATCTGGCCGTTCTCGGTTCGCACTCGGTCAACGGCGTGTCCAAGCTCCATTCCGAGCTGGTCAAAAAAGTGCTCTTCCCGGACTACGCCGCTCTGTGGCCGGGCAAATTCAACAACAAGACCAACGGCATCACCCCCAGACGCTGGTTGTACAAGGCCAACCCCGGGCTGTCCGGCCTTATCAGCGAAGCCATCGGCGAGGACTGGATCACCGACCTCGACCAGCTGCAAAAGCTCGCCCCCCTGGCCGAGGATCCGTCGTTTCGGGAGCGCTTCGCCGGGGTCAAGCGCGCGGCCAAGGCCAAGCTCGCGGACTTCTTCGCCAAAACCACCGGCATCGTGGTCTCGCCCGACGCCGTTTTCGACATGCAGGCCAAGCGCATCCACGAATACAAGCGCCAGCTGTTAAACGCCATGCATGTCATCCACGACTATCTGCGCGTGACCGAGGACGGCTACGTGCCGCCGGCCCCGCGGGTCTATGTGTTCGCCGGCAAGGCCGCGCCCGGCTATTTCGAGGCCAAGGAGATCATCCACCTCATTTGCCGCCTGTCCAAGGTCATAAACGCCGACAAGCGGGCCAGCGAATGGATCAAGGTGGTTTTTGCCGCCGACTACCGGGTGTCCCTGGCCGAAAAGCTCATCCCGGCCGCCGACGTCAGCGAACAGATTTCCACCGCCGGCACCGAGGCCTCGGGCACGGGCAACATGAAGTTTTCCTTAAACGGCGCGCTGACCGTGGGGACCCTCGACGGAGCCAACATCGAAATCCGCGAGGCCGTGGGCGCGGAGAATTTCTACCTCTTCGGGCTCACCACCCCCGAGGTGGAACGGATGCTTGGCGCGGGCAGCTACGACCCCTGGGAATACTACCGCAAGCACCCCGAAATCCGCCGGGTCCTCGACGCCCTGTCGGCCGGGCGCTTTTCCCCGGACGAGCCGGCCGTGTTCCACTGGATGTTCGAAAAGCTCTTGTCGCGAAACGAACGCTACCTGCATCTGGCCGATTTCATGACCTATCTCGACGCCCATGAGCGCATCGGCATGGAGTACGCCAACCCCGACGTCTGGATGCGCAAGGCTGTGCTCAACGTGGCCCGCATGGGCACGTTTTCTTCGGACCGCACCATCCGCGAGTACGCCCGCGATATCTGGGGCATCAAACCCTTCCCCCCCAAGGGGGCCGCGCCCCGGGCCTGA